From the genome of Lepidochelys kempii isolate rLepKem1 chromosome 17, rLepKem1.hap2, whole genome shotgun sequence, one region includes:
- the ERAL1 gene encoding GTPase Era, mitochondrial isoform X1, whose protein sequence is MAAVGRALRWALRAGRSGRARTVSGACFLENRAQRVNIFPACFYGNISALDTILGISREKTECALGQHPPSVSYCKAEQDSLLVHQPDEPENPKVLRVAIIGAPNAGKSTLSNKLLGRKIFPVSKKVHTTRCNACGVITEEDTQLIILDTPGLISHTKAKRHNLEKSLIHDPWDSMKHADLVLVLVDVSERWTQNRLSLQVLQCLSQFPQIPSILVMNKVDLLKRKALLLDLVTELTEGVVNGKKLKVKSMSKIHSDSTRNNPLQSIQTCLSENTSKQSGYLQDASEVQRGSSSDTSCNMRASNSNHMLEGTEKVQIANHQVSRDLKNKKGWPHFQEIFMLAAINGEAVETLKKYLLMQAKPGRWEYHSRVLTSQSPQEICDDIIRGKLLEYLPQEVPYTVLQKTEMWEEGPSGELIILQNLLVPKETHVKMLIGVGGQLISKIAQEAGEDLMNIFLCDIRLKLCVKLKK, encoded by the exons ATGGCCGCCGTGGGCCGCGCTCTGCGCTGGGCGCTGCGGGCCGGGAGGTCGGGCCGGGCCCGCACAG TCAGTGGTGCCTGTTTCCTGGAGAACAGAGCCCAGAGGGTCAACATATTCCCTGCTTGCTTTTATGGAAACATTTCTGCCCTGGATACCATCCTAGGAATTTCCAGAGAGAAGACAGAATGTGCACTGGGTCAACATCCACCATCGGTGTCTTACTGCAAAG ctgagCAAGATAGCTTGTTGGTGCACCAACCAGATGAGCCAGAGAACCCCAAGGTTCTGAGAGTTGCCATCATTGGAGCACCAAATGCTGGGAAATCTACCCTCTCGAATAAACTCTTGGGCAGAAAG ATTTTCCCAGTATCGAAGAAGGTGCACACCACACGATGCAATGCCTGTGGGGTCATCACAGAAGAAGACACTCAGCTG ATCATCCTGGACACACCTGGCCTCATCAGCCACACGAAAGCCAAAAG GCATAATCTGGAGAAATCCCTGATACATGATCCATGGGACAGCATGAAGCATGCAGACTTAG TTCTGGTTTTGGTGGATGTGTCAGAACGCTGGACACAGAACCGTCTGAGTCTCCAGGTGCTGCAGTGTCTTTCTCAGTTCCCACAGATTCCCAGCATCCTGGTCATGAACAAG GTGGATCTGCTGAAGAGAAAGGCCCTTCTGCTGGACCTGGTCACTGAGCTCACAGAAGGAGTTGTAAATGGAAAGAAACTGAAAGTGAAATCTATGTCTAAGATACATTCGGACTCCACCAGAAACAATCCCCTTCAAAGCATCCAAACTTGCCTGTCTGAAAATACCTCCAAACAGTCTGGTTATCTCCAGGATGCCAGCGAAGTCCAGAGAGGCTCTAGCTCAGATACCAGTTGTAACATGAGGGCATCAAACTCTAATCATATGTTGGAAGGCACAGAGAAAGTACAAATTGCAAACCACCAGGTATCTAGAGACTTAAAGAACAAGAAAGGCTGGCCACACTTCCAGGAGATCTTCATGCTAGCAGCTATTAATGGAGAGGCAGTGGAGACGCTGAAG AAGTACCTCCTGATGCAAGCCAAGCCAGGTCGATGGGAGTACCACAGCAGGGTTTTGACAAGCCAGTCCCCCCAGGAGATCTGTGATGATATAATTAGGGGGAAGCTACTGGAGTATCTGCCACAAGAAGTGCCCTACACTGTGCTTCAG AAGACGGAGATGTGGGAGGAAGGGCCGAGTGGGGAGCTCATCATCCTGCAGAACCTGCTCGTCCCAAAGGAGACCCATGTG AAGATGCTGATCGGTGTGGGAGGCCAGCTGATCAGCAAGATTGCTCAGGAGGCCGGGGAGGACCTGATGAACATATTCCTGTGTGACATCCGCTTGAAGCTCTGTGTGAAGCTGAAGAAATGA
- the ERAL1 gene encoding GTPase Era, mitochondrial isoform X2 encodes MAAVGRALRWALRAGRSGRARTVSGACFLENRAQRVNIFPACFYGNISALDTILGISREKTECALGQHPPSVSYCKAEQDSLLVHQPDEPENPKVLRVAIIGAPNAGKSTLSNKLLGRKIFPVSKKVHTTRCNACGVITEEDTQLIILDTPGLISHTKAKRHNLEKSLIHDPWDSMKHADLVLVLVDVSERWTQNRLSLQVLQCLSQFPQIPSILVMNKVDLLKRKALLLDLVTELTEGVVNGKKLKVKSMSKIHSDSTRNNPLQSIQTCLSENTSKQSGYLQDASEVQRGSSSDTSCNMRASNSNHMLEGTEKVQIANHQVSRDLKNKKGWPHFQEIFMLAAINGEAVETLKKTEMWEEGPSGELIILQNLLVPKETHVKMLIGVGGQLISKIAQEAGEDLMNIFLCDIRLKLCVKLKK; translated from the exons ATGGCCGCCGTGGGCCGCGCTCTGCGCTGGGCGCTGCGGGCCGGGAGGTCGGGCCGGGCCCGCACAG TCAGTGGTGCCTGTTTCCTGGAGAACAGAGCCCAGAGGGTCAACATATTCCCTGCTTGCTTTTATGGAAACATTTCTGCCCTGGATACCATCCTAGGAATTTCCAGAGAGAAGACAGAATGTGCACTGGGTCAACATCCACCATCGGTGTCTTACTGCAAAG ctgagCAAGATAGCTTGTTGGTGCACCAACCAGATGAGCCAGAGAACCCCAAGGTTCTGAGAGTTGCCATCATTGGAGCACCAAATGCTGGGAAATCTACCCTCTCGAATAAACTCTTGGGCAGAAAG ATTTTCCCAGTATCGAAGAAGGTGCACACCACACGATGCAATGCCTGTGGGGTCATCACAGAAGAAGACACTCAGCTG ATCATCCTGGACACACCTGGCCTCATCAGCCACACGAAAGCCAAAAG GCATAATCTGGAGAAATCCCTGATACATGATCCATGGGACAGCATGAAGCATGCAGACTTAG TTCTGGTTTTGGTGGATGTGTCAGAACGCTGGACACAGAACCGTCTGAGTCTCCAGGTGCTGCAGTGTCTTTCTCAGTTCCCACAGATTCCCAGCATCCTGGTCATGAACAAG GTGGATCTGCTGAAGAGAAAGGCCCTTCTGCTGGACCTGGTCACTGAGCTCACAGAAGGAGTTGTAAATGGAAAGAAACTGAAAGTGAAATCTATGTCTAAGATACATTCGGACTCCACCAGAAACAATCCCCTTCAAAGCATCCAAACTTGCCTGTCTGAAAATACCTCCAAACAGTCTGGTTATCTCCAGGATGCCAGCGAAGTCCAGAGAGGCTCTAGCTCAGATACCAGTTGTAACATGAGGGCATCAAACTCTAATCATATGTTGGAAGGCACAGAGAAAGTACAAATTGCAAACCACCAGGTATCTAGAGACTTAAAGAACAAGAAAGGCTGGCCACACTTCCAGGAGATCTTCATGCTAGCAGCTATTAATGGAGAGGCAGTGGAGACGCTGAAG AAGACGGAGATGTGGGAGGAAGGGCCGAGTGGGGAGCTCATCATCCTGCAGAACCTGCTCGTCCCAAAGGAGACCCATGTG AAGATGCTGATCGGTGTGGGAGGCCAGCTGATCAGCAAGATTGCTCAGGAGGCCGGGGAGGACCTGATGAACATATTCCTGTGTGACATCCGCTTGAAGCTCTGTGTGAAGCTGAAGAAATGA